GAGACGTTGCCCGTCACCGAAGCCGAACCCTGGCTCGAATGGGTACTGACACTCGATCCGCTGCATGAGGGGGCGATGCAGGCGCTCCTGATGTGCCTGCTGGCGGGTGGAAGGCGCGTCACGGCAGAGCGCCGCTATCAGGCCTTCGTGGGGCTGCTGTGGCAGGAACTCCGGCTCGTACCTAGTCGCCCGATGCAGGCCCTCTTCCTAGTGGTCTGATGCCTGGCCGAGTCGTGAATCCGCCCTACTGGCGGGCGTTCCAGGAGCCTTGCCTCTACAACTTAGCGCAACGGCGCGACATGTTCGCCGCGCCGTTGCAGGTGAGAGCCAGAATCAGACGATCAGCTCAGGCGCGTTCGACCACCGGAAACCAGCCGGGCGTCTTCAGAATCGCCTGCCACAGCGGATCAGGCACCACCAGTTGCGCCTGCTCGTCTGCACTCAATTCACGGCGGAGCGCTGCTTCCTGCCCACCTGCCACTTTCTGTGCCCAGTCGGGTTCCACGATCAGCGAACGGCCCAGGGCCACCAGCGCTGCGCCAGCACCGAGCACCGCCAGCGCGTCGTCGGCACTCCAGACCGAGCCGACGCCGATCAGGGGAGTCCGGCTGTCCAGATGGGCCAGCAGGGTGTCCAGCCGGGGGCGTGACGTGTCGCCCGTGTGCGGCAGACTGCGGTAATCCATTAGCGAGACGTGCAGGTAGTCGAGTTCCTGGGCTGCCAGCGCGTCCAGCAGCGCCAGGGTGTCGGGCATGCTGATGCCGGGCGTCTCGGGTTCTTCCGGCGAAAAGCGGTATCCGACCAGGAAGGGCCGCCGGGCATGGACACGCACAGCTTCCTGCACGGCGTCTACTACTGCCAGCGGGAAGGCCATCCGGCCCTGCACGTCGCCGCCCCAGCGGTCGGTGCGGCGGTTGCTGTGCGGCGAGAAGAACTGCTGGATCAGGTAGCCGTTGGCGCCGTGAATCTCGACACCGTCGTAACCTGCCTCAATGGCACGGCGGGTGGCCTCTCCGAAGGCCGTCACGATCTCCTGCACCTCGGCGCCGCTCAGCTCACGCGGCACGACCGAGCCGGGGCGGTCAGAGGGCACCGCACTGGCGCTCACCACATCGCCGCCAACGAGCTCCGGTGGGCACTGGCGGCCACCATGAAAAATCTGGAGGACAGCCTTGGAACCCTGTGCCTGAATTCCCTGGGCCAGCCGCTGCAAGCTGGGTATCAGTGCGTCTCGCTCGGCTCCGATCTCGCCGGGAAAGCCCTGTCCGTTGGCGGTCACGTTGGCGCAGGCGGTGATGACCAGACCGACACCGCTGCTGCGGCGGACGTAATACGCCACCTCGGCGTCTGTGACCTGTCCGTCCGGCTGAGAGGAGAAGTTGGTCATAGGTGCCATGACGAGGCGATTGTGAAGTTGCACGCCGCTGCGAAACGTCAGCGGGGCGAATAGAGGAGCAAAGGTGGGGTTCATGATGGGCCTCCTGGGCGGCGACCAGCACCGAAGACCTGCTCGGGCGGCAGCCAGACCCGCGAATGATGCACCTGAGCGCCAGGAGGCAACTGTAATGCTAGAGGTGTTCAATGCTTGAGGTGTTCGTCGAAAACGTCAAGCGCGTGGATGCGTCAGTCGAGTCTGGACACGGTTGGTTCTGCAAGCTGACGTTTCAGCCGACTCACAAAGGCGTCTCCATCGATCCGGCTGAGCGCCTGGGTAGCTTCCATCAGCACTGTGACCGCGTCGAGTTGCCTGCCGATCACTGCTTGCCGAAGAGCGTCCAGTTCCAGCGGTGTCCAGCGCTTCGAGAAATACAGCGTCAGGCGCTGGACGACCGCATCTGCGGCCTGCTGGGGCGTCTTGGTGGAGAACTTTCCCGGTGCAGCGCCTCCGAAGGCTCTAGCGTGGCTTCTGTGAGCTTCTGAGGCACTGCTCTGCCAGCGAGTGTGCCCCACGTATCGCACACAGGCGTTACAGGGTACTGGTCAGGATGGCGAATCAGGTGCACCAGCGCGGCAGCAGGCGTCTTCTTGATCACCAGCAGGCCCGACGCGACCAACGCTTCAAAGCGGTCAATATGGGCATTCAGCGTGGCCCGCGCGAACTCTGCCACCAGTTGCCGCGCAACTCCGTCGGTAACACCGTGACGCCGAAAGCGCTGCGCCAGCACCGGGTCCATCGGCGTGAAGTCGGGGTTGAATTCGTACCGCAGCTTCTGGAGGCGTCCACGGCCAGTGACCACGACATTCCGCAGATAGCCGCGTTTGATCAGTTCGTCGTGCGGGCCTTGCAGGGCGCGGCGCACATTGCCCGGCACGGCACTAGGAATCTTGCACTGATCCGCCCACTCCACCAGGCCGATCTCAAAGCAGTCGGAAACGCCATCTGGCCGCTCCGGATTGACCCGCATGGCGTCCAGCACCCGGAACAGTACCCGTGTGCGCGGACGTGACAGCGACATCATGAACTCGAAATTCAGCGGCTTGGTATACCCGGCCCGCAGACTGTTGACGATGGCCTCGCTCGAAGGAGAAGCCCAGAGCGTCCTGCCACTGCCCGCTATGACCTGGATTCATCAGCGGGCGGCTGGAAATCCGCTGTTCACCCTGGAATTCTTCCGTTTTCTGGCGCGTACCGGCCATCTGTGGAGCGACGGTACCCGCTGGTACTGGCGGGAACCGGAGGCAGAGCGCCTGCCAGTTTCAGTTGAGGCCCTGATCGAACGGCAGCTGCGGGATGCGAGCCGCGATGAGGAACCCCGCCGGGCGCTGGAGACGCTGGCTCTGATGCCGCCCCACACCGATCCACAGATCCTGGAGCAGGTGGCAGGGTTGACGGCTGCGGCCTGGACGCGTGCTCTGACACGCCTCGAGCAGAGCGGACTCATCCGTGAGGGGGCGTTTGGGCATCCCCTGTACCGGGAAGTGCGGCGAAGTACCCTGCGCCCAGCGCGGATCCAGGCGCTGGCGCGGCGGATCGTGGAGCTTTATCGCTCGCAGCCCTCGCTGGCTACGGGCTTCATCCTGGCCGCAGGATACGATCCGGCCACCACCCTGCACCTGTTGATGGCAGCTGCGGCAGACACCGCTGATGACGTTCAACAGGCACACGTGCTGGCTTTGGCGGTGCCCTACGCCGCCCCCCAGGAGCAGGCCGAATTGGCCCTTCAAGCAGCAGCGGGCCTCCGCCACAGCAGTCCAGACGAGGCCATCCGGCTGGCCCGACTGGCGCTACACAGCGGAAGGCACCGAACCGAGACGGGGCTGCTGCTGGGCGAGTAACCGGGCCAGCAGCAGCGGACCGAGGAGGCGGAACGGGTTTTCAATGCCCTGGATACGCAGGCGAGAGGCTCTCTGGCAGGTCTGGAAACCCGGATTGAAGTGCTGTCGCTGGCCGGTCAGCATTCGGCTGCTGTGGCCGTGTATGACCAGTCGGTGTCGCCGAACACTCAGCTGTCCGGCCAGACCATCGGGCGGCTGGTGTTTTCGCTGTCGGAATTGGCCCTGCCTGACCGTGCGATTGCGCTGGCGAGTGCATTTCTCCAG
The Deinococcus ruber genome window above contains:
- a CDS encoding NADH-dependent flavin oxidoreductase; the encoded protein is MNPTFAPLFAPLTFRSGVQLHNRLVMAPMTNFSSQPDGQVTDAEVAYYVRRSSGVGLVITACANVTANGQGFPGEIGAERDALIPSLQRLAQGIQAQGSKAVLQIFHGGRQCPPELVGGDVVSASAVPSDRPGSVVPRELSGAEVQEIVTAFGEATRRAIEAGYDGVEIHGANGYLIQQFFSPHSNRRTDRWGGDVQGRMAFPLAVVDAVQEAVRVHARRPFLVGYRFSPEEPETPGISMPDTLALLDALAAQELDYLHVSLMDYRSLPHTGDTSRPRLDTLLAHLDSRTPLIGVGSVWSADDALAVLGAGAALVALGRSLIVEPDWAQKVAGGQEAALRRELSADEQAQLVVPDPLWQAILKTPGWFPVVERA